Proteins from a single region of Oryza brachyantha chromosome 6, ObraRS2, whole genome shotgun sequence:
- the LOC102705927 gene encoding plant UBX domain-containing protein 4-like, giving the protein MAAGDAGRAPPAAEAQALVDSFRAVTSATADEAAFFLESHNWALDSAVRSFYDSADGDAGAGAPDPAPRLPPRPPSPADDGADSVGEDEDEDYVVGGGDEDQDDDDYEGEDDDDDEDADLAAETASADERRRPVKRLKKGHNARGGGGSGSGNVRTLSDLGGGRGVAGSEDSEDDEWAPPPDLYTGGEKSGMVVRDRPKRKNRVDEIFKEAKRKGAKQGPFEARRKSRSFAGTGRRTGESSEPDAPQPPENIVHNIYFWTNGFTVNDGPLRSFDDPANASFLKSIKNSDCPSELEPVDKRSKVNVNLIRKEENCPKPAKPVAPFQGGGKTLGKPSDNSTPPDATSAAAASSTENVSKTVTLTVDDSLPSTSLQIRFVDGSRMVARFNTSHTIADVRAFIDTTRPGEASDYTLQAGFPPKPLDDMTKTIEEAGVANSVIIQKV; this is encoded by the exons ATGGCCGCCGGAGACGCCGggagggcgccgccggccgcggagGCGCAGGCGCTGGTGGACTCCTTCCGCGCCGTCACCTCCGCGACCGCCGACGAGGCCGCCTTCTTCCTCGAGAGCCACAACTGGGCCCTCGACTCCGCCGTCCGCTCCTTCTACGACTCcgcggacggcgacgccggcgccggcgcgcccgATCCGGCGCCCCGCCTGCCTCCGCGGCCTCCCTCACCCGctgacgacggcgccgactccgtgggcgaggacgaggacgaggactacgtcgtcggtggcggcgacgaggatcaggacgacgacgactacgAGGGGGaggatgatgacgacgacgaggacgccgacctcgccgcggAGACCGCGTCGGCggacgagaggaggaggccggtgAAGAGGCTGAAGAAGGGTCACAACGCGCGGGGTGGGGGAGGCAGCGGGAGCGGGAATGTGAGGACGCTCTCCGATCTCGGCGGTGGCAGGGGCGTCGCGGGGTCCGAGGATTCCGAGGACGACGagtgggcgccgccgcccgactTATACACCGGAGGCGAAAAGAG TGGAATGGTTGTTAGAGATCGACCTAAGCGTAAAAACCGTGTGGATGAGATCTTTAAGGAAGCTAAGAGGAAGGGAGCAAAGCAAGGTCCATTTGAGGCTCGCCGGAAATCAAGGAGCTTTGCTGGGACAGGCAGACGAACAGGTGAATCCTCAGAGCCTGATGCGCCTCAGCCACCAGAAAATATTGTCCACAACATCTATTTCTGGACCAATGGGTTCACAGTAAATGATGGTCCACTCAGAAGTTTTGATGATCCAGCAAATGCATCTTTTTTAAAG AGCATCAAGAATTCTGATTGTCCATCTGAGCTTGAGCCAGTTGATAAAAGGTCCAAAGTGAATGTGAATCTTATTcggaaagaggaaaattgTCCT AAACCTGCCAAGCCCGTAGCTCCATTCCAGGGAGGGGGAAAAACTCTGGGGAAGCCTTCTGATAACTCCACACCTCCGGATGCTACTTCTGCAGCCGCTGCTTCCAGTACAGAGAATGTCTCGAAGACTGTGACGCTCACAGTGGATGATTCTTTGCCATCAACCTCTCTACAGATCAGATTTGTGGATGGAAGCCGCATGGTTGCGCGTTTCAACACAAGCCACACAATTGCTGATGTGCGGGCGTTCATCGACACAACAAGGCCAGGAGAAGCCAGCGATTACACACTGCAGGCCGGGTTCCCCCCTAAGCCACTCGATGACATGACCAAGACTATCGAGGAAGCTGGTGTTGCCAACTCGGTAATCATTCAGAAAGTGTAG
- the LOC102707972 gene encoding triacylglycerol lipase 2-like isoform X1: MARILYLIKLVVLFLGFNLHKALSWRNQSSMYGTDDRCNPSPHPLGMCQSQAAAFGYPCEEYKVTTEDGYILSLKRIPYGRADSNTSTEARQPILLFHGLMVDGVSWVMSTPQQSLGFILADNGFDVWIANSRGTNSSRNHTSLSTKDPVVISGLINNKFPIELHRNHVDYSFFQAYWDWSFDELASYDLPAVAQFAYDKTGKKLHYVGHSLGTLMILAAFSEHKLLDVLRSAVLLCPIAYLSRMKSKLTLLAARIFLAETVYWLGFHEFNPVGPVAHTVLSQICDNPEINCYDLFSAVAGPDCCLNTSTFCAFLEHAPQSTSVKNLVHLSQLIRNGGVSRYDYGNTRDNMKHYNQPRPPVYNLSSIPNHVPIFLTHGGEDFLGDVPDTRHLLRTLVRKHDSDNIEVLYVPDYAHADFVMAYNAPQLIYGPMVEFFERH; the protein is encoded by the exons ATGGCTAGGATTCTTTATCTAATAAAGTTGGTGGTTCTTTTCCTTGGCTTTAATCTGCACAAAGCTCTCTCATGGAGGAACCAAAGTTCCATGTATGGTACTGATGATCGGTGTAATCCTTCACCCCATCCGCTTGGTATGTGCCAGTCACAAGCAGCAGCTTTTGGCTATCCATGTGAAGAATACAAG GTCACAACGGAAGATGGCTACATTCTTAGCTTAAAGAGGATTCCCTATGGTCGTGCTGACTCCAACACCTCGACTGAGGCAAGACAACCAATACTGCTTTTCCATGGACTTATGGTG GATGGTGTTAGTTGGGTCATGAGTACACCACAACAATCTCTTGGATTTATTTTGGCAGACAATGGGTTTGATGTTTGGATCGCCAATAGCCGTGGAACAAATTCCAGCCGTAACCATACCTCACTCTCGACAAAAGATCCGGTTGTCATCTCAGGCTTGATCAACAACAAATTTCCCATAGAATTGCACCGAAACCATGTTGATTACTCTTTTTTTCAGGCTTACTGGGATTGGTCATTCGACGAACTTGCTTCCTATGATCTTCCAGCAGTGGCACAGTTTGCCTATGATAAAACAGGCAAGAAACTCCACTATGTCGGTCACTCCCTG GGAACACTGATGATTCTTGCAGCCTTCTCTGAGCACAAGTTACTAGATGTACTGCGATCAGCTGTTTTGCTCTGCCCAATTGCTTATCTGAGCAGGATGAAATCCAAACTCACTCTGCTTGCTGCTCGCATCTTCCTTGCTGAA ACGGTTTACTGGCTAGGTTTTCATGAGTTCAACCCTGTTGG GCCAGTTGCACATACAGTTCTAAGCCAGATATGTGACAATCCTGAAATCAATTGCTATGATCTATTTTCGGCGGTAGCAG GACCAGATTGCTGCCTCAATACCTCTACGTTTTGTGCCTTTCTAGAGCACGCTCCACAGTCTACCTCCGTCAAAAACCTCGTTCACTTGTCACAGT TGATCAGAAACGGAGGCGTCAGCAGGTACGACTACGGCAACACCAGGGATAACATGAAGCACTACAACCAGCCACGGCCACCGGTGTACAACCTCTCCTCCATTCCGAACCATGTCCCTATCTTCCTCACCCATGGCGGCGAGGACTTCCTCGGCGACGTCCCTGACACCAGGCACCTCCTGAGGACGCTGGTCAGGAAGCACGACAGCGACAACATCGAGGTGCTCTATGTGCCGGATTACGCGCACGCTGACTTCGTCATGGCCTACAATGCACCCCAGCTCATATATGGACCGATGGTCGAGTTCTTCGAGCGCCACTGA
- the LOC102707685 gene encoding uncharacterized protein LOC102707685 translates to MGRRSSGSAGAEPLLPAALKGGAGAGAGRRAAMMQRCVSREDDELQWFRSCLRWVCMDHSGPGGAALSWLLFLLLAVAVPAAAHLLLTFRASRRPFSAVVQVSLSAASAAGFLCLSSCFRRIGLRRLLYLDKLRGKSDRVRLNYTARLSFSFRLLASLVAPCFAAEAAYKVWWYATSGDRVPFFGNDVLSNVLACSVEMASWMYRSAIYLLTCVLFRLICHLQGLRLEDFAGTLLVEVEEGRAGVERVLREHLDIRKQLKVISHRFRKFIVASLLIATASQFASLLLTTRHDSVDDFLNTSELALCSVVLMSGLIIILSSAAKITHQAQALTGQTTKWHACCTIEPVEEEAELGSNQSSMVEADPVSDSECEETGDEDLLENTKILLPQATVISFQKRQALVTYLENNRAGITVFGFTLDRSYLHTIFMLEWTLFLWLLGKTIGFS, encoded by the exons ATGGGGAGGCGGTCGAGCGGGTCGGCGGGGGCGGAGCcgctgctgccggcggcgctgAAGgggggagcgggagcgggagcggggaggagggcggcgatgATGCAGCGGTGCGTGTCgcgggaggacgacgagctgCAGTGGTTCAGGTCGTGCCTGCGGTGGGTGTGCATGGACCACTCgggccccggcggcgccgcgctgtcgtggctgctcttcctcctcctcgccgtggccgtgccggcggcggcgcacttGCTCCTCACGTTCCGCGCGTCCAGGAGGCCCTTCTCCGCCGTCGTCCAGGTGTCGCTCTCGGCGGCCTCCGCGGCGGGGTTCCTCTGCCTCTCCTCCTGCTTCCGCCGCatcggcctccgccgcctgctcTACCTCGACAAGCTCCGCGGCAAGAGCGACCGCGTCAGGCTCAACTACACCGCGcgcctctccttctccttccgcctcctcgcctccctcgTCGCGCCGTGcttcgccgccgaggccgcctaCAAGGTGTGGTGGTACGCCACCTCCGGCGACCGCGTCCCCTTCTTCGGCAACGACGTGCTCAGCAACGTGCTCGCCTGCTCCGTCGAGATGGCCTCCTGGATGTACCGCAGCGCCATCTACCTCCTCACCTGCGTCCTCTTCCGCCTCATCTGCCACCTCCAGGGCCTCCGCCTCGAGGACTTCGCCGGCACGCTGCTCGtcgaggtggaggaggggagggccgGCGTCGAGCGCGTGCTCCGCGAGCACCTCGACATCCGCAAGCAGCTCAAGGTCATCAGCCACCGCTTCCGCAAGTTCATCGTCGCCTCGCTCCTCATCGCCACCGCCAGCCAGTTCGCCTCCCTGCTCCTCACCACGCGCCACGACTCCGTCGACGATTTCCTCAACACCAGCGAGCTCGCG CTATGTTCGGTCGTGCTCATGTCAGGGCTGATCATAATCCTGAGCAGCGCCGCCAAGATCACTCACCAGGCTCAGGCGCTGACAGGGCAGACCACCAAGTGGCACGCCTGCTGCACCATCGagccggtggaggaggaggcggagctcgGGTCGAACCAGAGCTCCATGGTCGAGGCCGACCCCGTCAGCGACAGCGAGTGCGAGGagaccggcgacgaggacctGCTCGAGAACACCAAGATCCTGCTGCCCCAGGCCACCGTCATCTCCTTCCAGAAAAGACAGGCACTAG TGACCTACCTGGAGAACAACAGAGCGGGCATCACGGTGTTCGGGTTCACGCTGGACAGGTCGTACCTGCACACGATATTCATGCTCGAGTGGACGCTCTTCCTGTGGCTGCTGGGCAAGACGATCGGTTTCTCGTGA
- the LOC102707972 gene encoding triacylglycerol lipase 2-like isoform X2 encodes MARILYLIKLVVLFLGFNLHKALSWRNQSSMYGTDDRCNPSPHPLGMCQSQAAAFGYPCEEYKVTTEDGYILSLKRIPYGRADSNTSTEARQPILLFHGLMVDGVSWVMSTPQQSLGFILADNGFDVWIANSRGTNSSRNHTSLSTKDPAYWDWSFDELASYDLPAVAQFAYDKTGKKLHYVGHSLGTLMILAAFSEHKLLDVLRSAVLLCPIAYLSRMKSKLTLLAARIFLAETVYWLGFHEFNPVGPVAHTVLSQICDNPEINCYDLFSAVAGPDCCLNTSTFCAFLEHAPQSTSVKNLVHLSQLIRNGGVSRYDYGNTRDNMKHYNQPRPPVYNLSSIPNHVPIFLTHGGEDFLGDVPDTRHLLRTLVRKHDSDNIEVLYVPDYAHADFVMAYNAPQLIYGPMVEFFERH; translated from the exons ATGGCTAGGATTCTTTATCTAATAAAGTTGGTGGTTCTTTTCCTTGGCTTTAATCTGCACAAAGCTCTCTCATGGAGGAACCAAAGTTCCATGTATGGTACTGATGATCGGTGTAATCCTTCACCCCATCCGCTTGGTATGTGCCAGTCACAAGCAGCAGCTTTTGGCTATCCATGTGAAGAATACAAG GTCACAACGGAAGATGGCTACATTCTTAGCTTAAAGAGGATTCCCTATGGTCGTGCTGACTCCAACACCTCGACTGAGGCAAGACAACCAATACTGCTTTTCCATGGACTTATGGTG GATGGTGTTAGTTGGGTCATGAGTACACCACAACAATCTCTTGGATTTATTTTGGCAGACAATGGGTTTGATGTTTGGATCGCCAATAGCCGTGGAACAAATTCCAGCCGTAACCATACCTCACTCTCGACAAAAGATCCG GCTTACTGGGATTGGTCATTCGACGAACTTGCTTCCTATGATCTTCCAGCAGTGGCACAGTTTGCCTATGATAAAACAGGCAAGAAACTCCACTATGTCGGTCACTCCCTG GGAACACTGATGATTCTTGCAGCCTTCTCTGAGCACAAGTTACTAGATGTACTGCGATCAGCTGTTTTGCTCTGCCCAATTGCTTATCTGAGCAGGATGAAATCCAAACTCACTCTGCTTGCTGCTCGCATCTTCCTTGCTGAA ACGGTTTACTGGCTAGGTTTTCATGAGTTCAACCCTGTTGG GCCAGTTGCACATACAGTTCTAAGCCAGATATGTGACAATCCTGAAATCAATTGCTATGATCTATTTTCGGCGGTAGCAG GACCAGATTGCTGCCTCAATACCTCTACGTTTTGTGCCTTTCTAGAGCACGCTCCACAGTCTACCTCCGTCAAAAACCTCGTTCACTTGTCACAGT TGATCAGAAACGGAGGCGTCAGCAGGTACGACTACGGCAACACCAGGGATAACATGAAGCACTACAACCAGCCACGGCCACCGGTGTACAACCTCTCCTCCATTCCGAACCATGTCCCTATCTTCCTCACCCATGGCGGCGAGGACTTCCTCGGCGACGTCCCTGACACCAGGCACCTCCTGAGGACGCTGGTCAGGAAGCACGACAGCGACAACATCGAGGTGCTCTATGTGCCGGATTACGCGCACGCTGACTTCGTCATGGCCTACAATGCACCCCAGCTCATATATGGACCGATGGTCGAGTTCTTCGAGCGCCACTGA